One segment of Chelmon rostratus isolate fCheRos1 chromosome 17, fCheRos1.pri, whole genome shotgun sequence DNA contains the following:
- the arl5c gene encoding putative ADP-ribosylation factor-like protein 5C has protein sequence MGFLLTKMLAVFGDREHKVILVGLDNAGKTTVLYQFLTKEAVHTSPTIGSNVEEIIVRNTHFLVWDIGGQESLRASWYSYYCNTEIVIVVVDSTDRERLTLTKDELHRMLSHEDLQNAAILILANKQDVKGSMTAAEISQCLTLDSITTHSWHVQACCALTGEGLPASLDWMKSRVVAN, from the exons ATGGGCTTTCTTCTGACCAAGATGTTGGCTGTGTTCGGTGACAGAG AGCACAAAGTCATTCTTGTGGGTTTGGACAACGCTGGAAAGACAACTGTCCTCTATCAATT TCTGACGAAGGAAGCCGTCCACACGTCCCCCACCATCGGCAGCAACGTTGAGGAGATCATCGTCCGGAACACGCACTTCTTGGTTTGGGACATTGGCGGACAGGAGAGCCTCCGAGCCAGCTGGTACTCATACTACTGCAACACGGAG ATTGTCATTGTGGTTGTGGACAGCACCGACCGTGAACGCCTCACCCTAACCAAAGACGAGCTGCACCGCATGCTCTCACATGAG GACCTGCAGAACGCGGCCATTCTGATTTTGGCCAACAAACAGGACGTGAAGGGCTCGATGACGGCGGCGGAGATCTCTCAGTGCCTCACGCTCGACTCCATCACCACGCACTCGTGGCACGTCCAGGCCTGCTGCGCCCTGACAGGAGAGGG TCTACCTGCCAGTCTGGACTGGATGAAGTCACGGGTTGTCGCAAACTGA